The DNA window GCCAAAGCAAACTCCAAAACCGGGCACATTAAAAATGCTGAAAACTGACGCTGTGGTTgtcaatataaatatattttttttaaaccagttCCATGCCGAATAGGACCGCTGTCAGCATCATCACTTTTGTGGGGCCCCCCAATGGTATATACATGGAAATGTCACACGGTCCGGCCCCACGGAGTCTTTTCGAATTGTtgaagccttttttttggtgtgggAGAGGGGGGAGGGAGGAGGAAAGTAGGAAGTGCTATCGACCAGATCCTGTCTAACCCACCGTTTCTGTACTGTTTCGTGGTCCTGATCCTGTTTTTCGTGCTGCTTCCGCGATCTGCCAACGGCGCGTCCACTATTCCAGTGCGATCTTATCCCATTACCTCGCGGTAACCTTATCGCATATACGTGCCTGGTGGTGCTTCGAAATGCACAAGAACCTACAGAGAAAAACCGCAGAATGCGTTTAATGCCAAATGTTATATTGTTCTTGAATTCCGGCCTAGCGGCTGGAACCATTCGCCTCACCTTTACGCCTCGCGGCCGTCGAGTTCTGTCGCACGTTAACAGGTGAGTTTTGCGACTTTTCATAATTGCGCTTTGccgcgcgtttttttttctttcttactgCTGTTCCCCCGCATTTCGTACATTGGGTGGCGGGTATAAGATCATAAAACAAGAATATGCCAACTAAAACGAATTAAAGCGATCGAGCTTGTAAGATATTGGGGTTGTGGAGATTGGAACGCCTGGCTACTCCACCCTTGCGGCTAGAGTGGGCGAGTGGAGTCTCGGCGGAAACTTCAGAACAAaccagcaacagaaaaaacacacagtcaAGTGGCTTATCGAAGTGGGGTGGTACACATCGAAAGCGCTTGGAAGCGGGTATTGGtaacgttttgtttctttgcatgTCGTCACTGGGCGGCATATATCCGGAGCAGTGTAGATAGCGCTTCGCCGGGGTTTTATATTTAGTCCTCCTGGTCCGCTTTGTGATTTCACAGATTTCACCCTGTTCTACACCCACACACTTCCTATCCCTTCGTTATGATTATTTGGCTGTAAAATGTTAAGGGTACTAAAAAACCATTAGGGAGTCCATCCAAACAAATTGCCACGATGCCTCTCTCTCTTCAGTACCACACGTCTAGCGGACGATGATCCAAGTTCTGCCATCAAACTGGACTACCACTTCATGGATAAAGCTgtcgaaagaaaaataatcatttaatatttaaattaccaTTTGAAACGGGGGGCCCCAGTCCGCCCATCCATGTTGTCCGATGATGGTACGAAAATGGGCATGACATATTGGATTTGATTGTTGCCGTTATTAAGGCACATTTGACAGTAAATGAAGCTGAGGATTGATTTCGTCTCCTTTGGcgagtgtgtgcgtttttttttgttggtattaTTTGCGTGAAAGATCACATAATTAGCATAAATCGTGATCGTGCTCCTCACCATGCAATCTCCCAGCTCAGGAGACGCCGGACATTGCGGGTGACTTTATAATctaatattataataataCCTGAATGCTGCGAACGTGAACCATCGGGAGATAAATGGGTTGTCGCGTGTTTATGTACGCGTCCTGCTCGTTCCGTTCGGGACGTCTCGCAGAGGAGGAGCAGCAGATCCACGCTAAGCAAGATTGATACACAAAATGACCTTGATATTTAGGTTAGCGACCTTTCAGGAATTTACGATCCTGCTCAAAAATTGGGAAGAAGCAAATAGTGCTGTTTTGATTTCAGTAGCTGCGCAGAGCATTGATTGGTTTggagatctttttttttggggaggctATCGCACTGAACTTTATCGAAATGCCTGATTGACAGATCAGTTGCGACTGATCCAGTGAGCAATCCTTATGAatacaccccaacaaaaaacaagcgaGACGACTAACTACATTGTCCTTAACATTTACGTACAATGCGATTATTGATCGATGTCATGCTGGCTGACATATACAATAGTCGTTTAGTTTGTTTATATCGTGCCTGTAATTCTTACTTCTTAGCCTTAATGCTTTGCCGTTTCATCAAGAATCGTTCCACCAATCTGATCGGAGATTGTATTCTGTTTTGTTACGTCTTTTGCGGTGTggggacttttttttcttcgtgttCTCCCCGAAAAAACCCTTTTCGCACGTTCTTCAACATTGTCCTTGCCGTTCTTGGGTTGCAAACGCTTCGCGGCAAGGTGAGGAAATTCGAATCTGGACGTCAAGTTGTCAGCAACACGAACGAGATTTGACATTTGCGCTATTGATTAATTGTTGCATTAATTGGCCACGATCGTACCAAACAATCAGACCGAAAATGGATCGGGCAAACAAGTGCGCTGCTCCAGATATCGCCATGTCAAGTGGATGTCGACCCCCCCGCGCACAAATCCTGTTCTTCGGATTCCTTTCTAATTCTGGCGCGAACCCTGAAATCCTCACGCGGCACGATAGTTGATAAAACGTGAGTTGGTATTTGCTTCTGATAAATCCCTAAATTAGCACGAGTGATTAAGTACCGAATACATTTAGTGATGACCATTTTttaatgggtttttgggaatagtttttttctggttaaaaaaattccaaaaatggGTATCGTATACATTAAGCAGAAACGTCCTGTTTGTCCCGCGGACAGATGGTGCTCATTAACTTGGAACAAACCCAGAatttcacaacaacaaaaaacacacacacatggtgtcATGGAAACATTATCAAAAATGTAAAGCGTCATGAGCGTTccgttaatttttcaccgttgTAAGcctccagtttttttttcgctacgtTTCTTCACCACATCCATGTCGCCATGATTAATgagatcgaaaaaaaacagtaatatCTTGAGGAATTCTCTGGTACCGGGgggtaggggggggggggggggaggttagGTAGAATTTCAGAATACACCGAAACGGTCTCCAATGTTGACAATTTCGATAGACCAGAGTcccaagagagaaaaaaaagtcttccAACAAATGACGGGTCGGCGATAGGCCAGCTAAACTTACAGTCCAATTTTTTGTTCGAAAAAGAATCGTTTTTCACCCGCGACAGTAAATCCACTCCGTAAAGGATGGCAGCTACTCGAGGCGGCATCGCATACAGCAGCTGGCCAGAACACGCTTGCCCACTATAATCACACATCCCATTTCCTGAGTCGTACGCGATAAGCGATGTCTGTGTGGTTCTCTCGGGACGTGCGAACAACTCCCTGCCCTCTGGTGGACACTTCCTGCAACGATCCTTTGGTTGCTTTACGAACGGGGCCGACCACCATTTGTTTTGGGTCGTCGCCTATCGGACGTATATATTGGTGGTGATATCGTAATCGCAgtattatgcaaaaaaacacaaaccttgCCTTTCTCCCTGCAGGCAACCACACATCGCCACATGTTTCCACGATTCTCCGCGCCGTAGCTAGGAGCGGGAGGTAGCGAACTCATTTGcgttaaaaccacgattcaGTCCAGACTCAGTACGTGCCGAGGCAGCGTACACAACATCTTCCCGACTTTCTTTAACCATTCTGTGtgtagttttgctttttttcttttttttttataaacccCAAGCAAGAGAAGAAACTTTGCAAGAGAttaagtgtgtgcgtgtgtgtgtgtgtttgtgtgcgcagcatttttttatttcttttcttccccctGCGAGAACGGGATCAGTAAGCGGGGGACACAACGAAAATCAAAGATTTATTCAAATCGTGccttaatttatttgttcacAAAGTGGATAGGGTGTTTGTACGACTTATATCCCCCTTCCCCCCCGCCTTTCTTACTTGTCCGCCATGTTGGACGGTTCGtggttttttggcaaattaATCATTCCACTGCTGATGGCAGAAATAACACTGCACGGAACGCATCAACCTAACGGCATCTCGTTGGTAATGGCCACCGACGCAAACAACCCAACCGGAGCGAACGATGGTAATGTTCTtgatttccttccctttttgtgTGGAGGTGCCACACAAatagcacacaaaacacaaaacaaaatctaagCCGGCAAAATCACAATCAACAAGACACTAATTAAATGTCACACTTTCTTCATGtctggatgtgtgtgtgcgcgcgtgtgtgtgtgttcggggGTTTGTATGTGTGGATATGATCCTGGGATTAAAGTGCCATTGAACTGTTTGGAGCACACGGTAACGTCCGGGACATTCGACGAATACTACGGACTGGAGGATATTGGGAACGAACCGTCCAGCAACTATCTGGTAAATGTCAGCTTCACCGTGGAGGTACGCAACCGACAGGAAGAGTTGGCTGTACTACTCTCGGGTCAGAACCGTTCTTATCAACATCCAGACTTTGCTCGGACGTACGAAATGCGCCTAACGAACGTCTACACGGTGATGTATCGGGAAACGCTCAAAATGCAGGCTTACCACAGCCCAACGGATAAACTATTCCCGGCGGATATCTTCCGGCTACGGTTTCTGCTTAGCCGCGACGGTAACCTAACCGTGCTGGTGAATGACAACGCGAAGCGCCCATTGCTAGCGGTCGTCGACGAACGGCAGGCTCTGGAGGTGCAGTACGTGAGCTTTTCGTCGCGCATGAACGCCTACCCGGTGCGGTTCTTTCTAGGCTGTGGTCTACCACAGTACAGAGCGATCGAGCTGATCGCCGAGTCGGTAGGATCACCAACCAACCTGCCATTAGTCGACGGTTCCTGTCCCGTCTGTCCGAAGCAGCGCTGTGAAGTGGTCGTTAAGGCATGTGCGGACAACAGCAAGGATCCGAACGGAGCCGCCGGCAACGGGGAGCTAGAGCAGCAGAAGTACTACTTCTACTTTAATCTCTACCTGATGAAGAACAGAACCAAATCGAACGTACTTACCGGGAGTGGCGTACGTAAACCATCCGATGATGGGCTGTAGAAgctgtttgtaaaataatttgctCAATAAAAATACAAGAATAACACGTTCTGCGATGACTTTTAGTTGCGGCTTTGCGTGCAATGTGTTGAAGAGGTGTTATCGGCACGCACACAATTCTTCCAAAAGGCAAAGTATCGGCATTACTCTGGTCTCGCTTGCTAATTCGACGGTAATTCTGTTAAAAGGTCCGTCAAAATGAACGAGCCGAAAATGTCAGCGACACCGTAGGTCAAGTTCGGTAGGAAGCATGTGTAACGGGTGTGTAATAATGTCGACAAACCGAATGAAACATCTTCATATCTTCCTGTCCTTAACATGGGTATGGtgcggtgtgttttttgtcttcttcttgTGCTGTAATTGTTCACCCATCGCCCGTGTGCGCCTTGTTGGAGGCACTTTGGTCGACTACTTCCCCCCGCCGTTACTGAGTGTCTTTTCATCCtgggaagtttttttctcttcttctctctctttctctctctctctctctctctcaagtGGAATAAAAGTCACACACGCAGGAGTAGGCAACGGGAGTAAAAGATCGCTACATTATTTATGGACGTCTGGTGGGCTAAGCCACCGATGGTTACTAGCCGTTATGACTTACAAAACATGTGCAGAAATTTAAATGCACACGGGTCCGGCACTACCGACAAAAATGTCCTGTGACCACCAGCGACTCCTTTACGTCTCTGTGTgtcgcttttgttttccttcttcacgCGTATCCGCACCTACAGTGATGTGCGAAAGGTTAAGCCATATCGCCACTCAACTATGCCCTATAGTTGCGATTGGACAAATGGGATCACCGTGCGCGAGCATCAGTGACAGCGATACGCGCGATCCGGTGATCGAGCCCGTTCCGAAAtgtcaaataaaacaagacgAATATGTATTGTATTGGTAAATCTGGCACTGCGCATTGTATCGCGTTACGTGGGCAGCTGTACGATCGAACAATAACAATCTATACCTTATCTTGAAACAGCTATCCGATAGTGTATATGCACAGCAATATAGATTGTAGATTCGTGTCTACTTATGCAGATGGTTCTGCATCAAATGTCAATTTGACAGGATGTTCATgagttttttgctttgttgtatTACGCATCGAAACATTATGCATCGCACTGTACTGTAGCGCTGTTTACCGATCGTCTCCGACACATTCGTCTTCTCCGTTCCCCGTTCCTGCGATATTGTTACTTAACGCGGTGTTAATGTCGAGGATGCGATCTGCCATTCCCACCACTCCTTTGCCACATACCATCCGTAACGGATCGCCATTTCGCTCTTTGCAGCGTTTCTTATCTATGGGGCACTGCTGtgcgacaaaacaaaagattcgTTACGCCCTCTCAACTGCGTGACAGCATGCGGGATGCGTTACCACCAGGGGGCAGGCTATCAGGGAAGGGATAGGGTAAAGGGCTTCAAGGAGTTAACAAAGTATCCGCTACGTTGAACACCGCCAATTCTGTATTGATTAAGGGCGGGAAGAGGaggagaaggaggaggaggcGGAGAGGGTTTTGGGAAGAAAGGAGTCATGGTGGCCACTGCAAAAGGGCAGTGACGAAAGTAGCGTAGAATCTTCGCATCttcagtaataaaaaaatatatggaTAGCTTTTTAACCTTTAAGCGCACTGCTCGATTACTACGCGAACCGGACAAAAGGTCAATTTGACATGTCGCGCTATGGTTTTGGCGGCAGTTTTCCCTTCCCCCCTCTCTCCCCACCACAGTGTCCTTAAGCAAGGCGAGCGGGCAACGAAATTGGCGAATGGATGAAAAATAGGACCTGCGATGTGATGCGCTTGTCAGCATCGGTCATCTTCGTTAATCTGCGTGTTGGTTGGTGGGGGGCCGTTGCGTTACCACCATTCCGCTGCGTTCTATAATCTTTAGCCCACCATTTACGCTTCGGTCCCTTTTCGGTATTCCTGGACGACTCTCATCTGCACGAGGGCTCATCTGCTTCGAGCAAAGGGGCACTGTAATGATAGCACGGCGGCAAATGTCAAACCACGTCGCTTCCAGTGCGGCCTTATCGAGTGTTGaaggtggtgatggcggcgGAGGGGAGGAGGAGGGGTAGGTGGGGAGAGAGCGTGGTAGGGTAAGGAAAAGGTGAGGGCATATTTACGGCAGTAAGCAAAAGAGGAATTAACACATCCCGCGCGTGCAAATTGGCCCCTTTCGTCCAATGGGTGAAACAATATAGCCGTGCTCAAAGGATAAACTTAACGCCAAACATCAGCACGGACGCTTCGAGCTGATTTattaagcacacacacacacacgctctaCCTCCCCTACAAACTCCCCAGTCAAACAATTGCTGTCCAGACAAATGTTGCTAATTGCCTCCGAGTACTAGGAGCCGATTGTAGTCCAGACGTTGTGTCCTCAGCAAAACACTCTACCCTACCCTTGGTCGCGTACTGCAATGGTTCTAGACATTCCGGCACGCTTCGACCTGGCCTGGTTTGTTCTTCcggttgtgcgtgtgtgtgtgtgtgtgtgggaaaccGGTGATGATAAGCTGGTAAGGCGTTCACTTCAAAAAAGCAGCTCAATATAAAGAAGGAACTGCGGAAGGCGGCACACGGCATCGTACGCGTCCGTATAAGATTGCCCTTTTCGGAGGCCGCATACACGTATGTCCTTGGCATTTAGGATCGGCCGTTCTGGATCGTGCCGGACCATTCGCTACCCAGTTCCCGGTGTGAGCCATTTTGCGTAACGGCGAACGACGATTCTTGTGGTCTTCTTGTGGTCGAACattggggaaaaaatgttCTATGAACGATCGGTTGGTAGTGtctcttttttattgataCTTCCAGAGCGTGTGCCTCAGGACACTCGGGATAGCTTTTCTGTGTCTTGTGACTATCTCTTATCTTAGGTGAACCACACGTACCGGTTGCATTACGCATTTGCATTCGAGTGCGAGGGTTGCGGGCGATGTTTCGGAGGTGCTTGAAGAGAAATATATGGTAATGCAAGGCAGCAGTAAACAGCGAGGTGAACGTTCTGATATTTTTGTCTGGCTTCacgttcacctttttttttcgcctcatTTGCTgtatcactttttttttgacgcCAACCATATGCGGCCCACCAAGAGAAACCAGTACACAGCTAGCCGGTTCTGATGACATTCCAGGCGAGCGTGAAGTAAATTACCGTCAACAAAACTATTTCTTCCCCCAGAGGTGGACCTTCTGACAGGAACATGCGGTAATGGTCGACCCATTCTCGTTCGGATGACAAGCAACGGATAGAGAATGCCTGGTGATCATGGCTGCAAATGCTCGATAGGTTTTATTGTGAAATATACTGTCATCAATTCTAGCCCTCCTCATTAATTTACTGCTAAAAACCCCgtggaatgtgtgtgtgtgggagatCTCGCCAGCACTCCTTGCGACACTGGCGCAAGTttgtgtacaaaaaaacaatcttaacAGGATTTAAATAGAATTAGATTAAAAATTGCATCTCTTGCTGTGCCTGGCCCGAGAAAAAACTGGATTACGCATTTCTCAAGGATCCGATATGTGAGGTGTATTCCTGGGAAGCTCCACGATCTATGCGATCTGATTGGTGGCGTCGGCAATTGGTACCTTGCCGCCTTTCTCGTTCTTGCTGCTTAGGTAAACATTAAAGTAGAAGAAATACTTCTGCTTTTCACTATCCGTACCGGATGCTTGCATCAATAAATCCTTGGAAGTGTCCGAGCACGCTTTTACGATAACTTCACATTTTTCCGGCTTTGGACAGACGGGACATTTTGTGGACTGATCACCGGATGTGGTTTGTCTTTGGCGATTGctctcaccaccaccaccaccaacatcgCCTGCTTCCTCGTCCGGCTCATCGTGGTCGTCTTCCTCTGTTGGTTGTCGCGCCACATCCTCCTCCGCGTCGTTCATCGGCTGGGAAGGTAAGGAGGTTTGCTGATCTCCTGGTAAACCGCCAGCTGAATCCGACTCGGAACCGTCAACGGTTTCGGCCGGTTGTTTGCGTGCCATCGTCGCAGCTAGCGCTGCATCTACACAGCGAAAGTAGAACGTCACCGGATACGCGTTCATGCGTGATCCGAAGCTGATGTACGATACCTCGATCGGTGGACGTTCGTCATGCACGGTAAGGATGAGAGATTTCTGAAGACCCGGTATGGAGACAGTAATATGACCGGCGCGTGTTATTTGGATGCGCAGCCGAAATTGTTCACCCGGGAAGAAGTTGAAATTGTGACTGTGGTGGGCGGACATCCGGAGCGTTTCCTTGTAGATGACGGTGTACACGTTGCTGATACGTACCTCGTACGTTCGCCCATAGTCCGGATGCTGACGTGATCGATTGCTAGCGGACAGCAGGATCGCTAACTCTTCCTGCATGTTACGCACCTGCACAAATAGTGTGAAGTCGACGACATTCTGCTCCGTGCGATTGTTGCCGATGCGATCAATGTCGAAGTATTCCTCAAACTGGCTTGTTGTAGTTGTGTGATGTTCACAGTTTTCGCCCACTATGGAAAATCGATCAGAATAGGGAGTGGGAAGGGAATTTTCTCATAAACTGTCTAACGCTTACCATGTTGAGCAGCGATCTGGCTAGCTTCGTCTGTTCCACTGGATGTTCCGTGCAAGCTTAGGAATGCCTGGGCTCCCAGACACAGTATCCCAAACAGTACGCGAAACGCCATCCTGTAGGATTGTAGCAAACCTGCAAAACGGAAAGCAAACAGGATCCATGAACCAAAAAGCCCCCTAAGGCATAgattttaagtttttctttcgtttcgtttttgcagATGAGCTTGGCAGTGTCTAGGGTGCGGCCACTGTTCCGATGGTTGCTCCCAATGTTGCTGCTCGCTAACGCTGCGCTAGAGGTGCACGGACATGGCCGCATGATGGAACCGCCGGCACGCAATGCGATGTGGCGCTTCGGTTTTCCAAATCCGGTCAACTACAACGATAACGAGCTGTTTTGCGGTGGGTACGCGGTACAGTGGGAACAGAACCAGGGCAGCTGTGGCGTTTGTGGCGATGCGTACAACTTACGGTCGCCCCGACCGCATGAGGCGGGCGGCGAGTATGGTAAGGGTATCGTGTCGCGTCGGTACGTAGCCGGACAGGAGGTTGAGGTGGAGATCGAACTGACCGCTAATCATATGGGCCGGTTCGAGCTGTACCTCTGTCCGAACAATAATCCGAACGCGGAAGCGACCCAAGAATGCTTCGATCGTTATCCGTTGTATCTTAGCGGTACACGGGAGGTTCGGTTCTTCATTCCACCGGACTCGAAGAAAAAGGACGTGTTTCGGTATCGTGTGCAGCTGCCGTTATATGTTAGCTGCACGCAATGCGTACTGCAGTGGACGTACTTTACCGGTAATATGTGGGGAAGGTGTGACAACGGTACCGAGTCCGTTGGATGCGGTAGACCAGGTAAGTGTGATGCCAACTCTCATCAATCGACAACTGCTGCAATTGATTCAAAAACCCCATCGAAGCTTCCCATACCTCATTAGAGCCCCCAACACCCCTTTAGAGCGAGAATATTCGAGATACTTCCTTCTGGAGTACTCCTGACGTTTAGACGCAgcttttggaatgttttgtttattactttggggagcttttgtttttattgcgaaCCCAGTCTCTCCCCTTTTTTCTGTATCCCCTCTcactgctgtttttttttttgttttttgttctctacGAATtgcgtttaaaaaaagaaacgttccGGAACTGTGCGGACATCAGCATCGTGTCGAATACTGGTGGCCGGCCACCACTATTCGTAGGCAATAATAACCCATTCCTGCTGTACTACCGAGATTTCCGCGACCCCAAGCCGGACAATGTTTATCCACTCATCATCCGGTAAGGTTTTCGTTCCGGGCAGTAGATACACCAAACAGACGAAACTTCGCtaactcccccccccccccccccccccctttctctttctttccgcCACCAGGGATCAGGTGTGTCTACCCACTGCGACCTACCGCAGCTTTATCGGAATGGAAGATTGGTGCCAGAACAACTGCCTACGCTATCCACCCAACTGTCCGGAAACGGTGTGCCACTGCCCGTAAGTATCACCATTACGTaccgtgtttttatttttgtaccgATATCGGATGCCGCCTGATTGTTGATTGTGTTCGATTTGCTATCTGCCTTACTTTCCAAACTGCAGACAAACGTGCGAAGCGATCGGTGAGCTGCGAGGCCGCGAGGGAGCCGACGTATACTGTCTGGACCAGTGTCTCAACTTCAAGTCCAACTGCCCAGCCGACAGATGTCGTTGCTACTGAATGCGCCATTGCAGaaatgcgtgcgtgtgtgtgtgcgtgtatttgATTGTGTGGAGTATGTGTGCCGTATTGCGTCGAATGAACGAGAACTATCAGGACGAACTGAAGGACGAATCTAGAACTGCAATGTCCGTACTGGACGAAAGGTGAAAGAGACGTGCTTCAAcactctgttttgttttgtgtatgtgtatgtgtgcgtgtatatgTAGAAGGTcgtcagttttttttgggatgttgCGGCATTCGGTAAGGAGTCGTCACTTTCGCCCTCGGCACTGTCGTGAAAGCGAGATAGAAAGCAAACGTCTTCAACTCATAACTCAAGGAAAATTAGGACTTGCGTCTAACCGTACAGCAATACGAGTCATCATTTGTTTGCCCACTTCTTGCCGCTATTTCTGCAGGGCAATTACTTACATTATCACattggggaagaaaaaaacaccgattTAAAGAGGAGAAGCAGCTATTGGTTGCCAACCGTCTAACCGTCGTTTAAGACACCTTGCAGAGACCGTGCAGAGTTCAAAGAGGATGGGGGAAAAAGATCTTACGGAATGTCTTGTAACAGTTGAACTGTAcgatagaaataaaacaataagttAATCCTGTACCGACACACAAACAATGTTTgtgtacacacaaaaaaacacaactaaacaagtgcttttgttttgaatttgtattctAAATAACGCGACTTTGAGGAGGAAGTTTTTATTTGCAGTTTTCTACATTCAGTTTTCAGGATAGCTGTTTTTGAACCTCCGGAGGAGTGGGGAGGAACAGAATCGTACACGCGCTGACTACTGCTGCTTAGTGTATTGGCGTCGGGCTGGGAAGGGATTGCTACCATCCGCACGGCGCAGTACTTCCGCGTACGAGAGATCCAGTTTCTGTAGTTTGTGCAGGTGCTGGGATGCAGTCGAGGGTCGGAATTCAACCACCTCATCACCGTGTGCATCATCCATTAGGTCGGCGTAACGGTTGCGAATGCCTGACGAattccgtttcttttcaccgGAGCGTCGGGTTTTGGGTATCGCTGCCGGACACGCGCCGGTAGCGTCGGACAGGGTAGTACCTCCATTGTTCGTACCCGTTGCAGACTGGCCCGTTTTATTTATGGCCCGATTGTAGACGGTCAGTGAGTTGCCGTTCCATTCGCCCGGTGCTACGCTGGAACTGTCCCGTTCCGGGTTCCAGGGTCGGAAGGAGGGTCGATTCTTGCGTGCACTTCCTGTACGTGGCGGTGTCTGTGGATTGATTTCCATCGTCTGTTTAGTATCTCGCCGGTGACTTCGGCGGCGTGACTTGCGCTTGTGTACACCGACCGTTACGGAGATGTAGTCTAGCTGGGCCGGTAGTACGTGCCCATCGGCCGAACCTGGTAAGGTCTGAAGCTGCTGCCGCTGGGTCGGATCATCGGTGTGATGACTTTCGAGTGGTTTCGGTTCCTCCTCGCCGTACCGACAGGCGGCTTTCGCCTGCCGTGCGATACGCCGACGTTCTGACTTAGTGATACACTCGGACATTGCAAAGGACTGCTCACTGACGGCGGAAGATGAGATGAAGCTGACCGTTTCATCGTCATCCtcctcgtcctcctcctctATGCTGAAACCGGCGGGCGGTTCCTCGTTCGCCGGTGTTACCGGCGGTACCGGATTGGTTGTACCTCTGCCCACGACAACACCACCGATCGGTTTCGTATCATCCAACAGTGGCAGCTGATCACCCTCGTCCCGATTTTCGGCCGCCTTACGCAGCACGCTAAATATCTCACGGAACAGTTCGCGATGCGCTGGACTGAAGCGGAACCGTGAATCGATTGCACTCTCATCCTCGTAAATACTGAACCGCCAGTCCTTGCCGTCTGCGATTGTGCAGAGAAAGTTGCGCGGACTCTCATCCGTTTGGGTCGCCTTGTTGCTAACCTCGTCCGAATATCCCGAGCTGGCTGTTTCCGTTTCCGAACATTCGGTTGCGGCGACCGCTGCCGCCCTGATACTCTGCTCTCCCGCATGCCTTTCCTGGGGACC is part of the Anopheles funestus chromosome X, idAnoFuneDA-416_04, whole genome shotgun sequence genome and encodes:
- the LOC125774386 gene encoding uncharacterized protein LOC125774386 is translated as MLDGSWFFGKLIIPLLMAEITLHGTHQPNGISLVMATDANNPTGANDVPLNCLEHTVTSGTFDEYYGLEDIGNEPSSNYLVNVSFTVEVRNRQEELAVLLSGQNRSYQHPDFARTYEMRLTNVYTVMYRETLKMQAYHSPTDKLFPADIFRLRFLLSRDGNLTVLVNDNAKRPLLAVVDERQALEVQYVSFSSRMNAYPVRFFLGCGLPQYRAIELIAESVGSPTNLPLVDGSCPVCPKQRCEVVVKACADNSKDPNGAAGNGELEQQKYYFYFNLYLMKNRTKSNVLTGSGVRKPSDDGL
- the LOC125774299 gene encoding uncharacterized protein LOC125774299, with amino-acid sequence MAFRVLFGILCLGAQAFLSLHGTSSGTDEASQIAAQHVGENCEHHTTTTSQFEEYFDIDRIGNNRTEQNVVDFTLFVQVRNMQEELAILLSASNRSRQHPDYGRTYEVRISNVYTVIYKETLRMSAHHSHNFNFFPGEQFRLRIQITRAGHITVSIPGLQKSLILTVHDERPPIEVSYISFGSRMNAYPVTFYFRCVDAALAATMARKQPAETVDGSESDSAGGLPGDQQTSLPSQPMNDAEEDVARQPTEEDDHDEPDEEAGDVGGGGGESNRQRQTTSGDQSTKCPVCPKPEKCEVIVKACSDTSKDLLMQASGTDSEKQKYFFYFNVYLSSKNEKGGKVPIADATNQIA
- the LOC125774316 gene encoding uncharacterized protein LOC125774316, producing the protein MSLAVSRVRPLFRWLLPMLLLANAALEVHGHGRMMEPPARNAMWRFGFPNPVNYNDNELFCGGYAVQWEQNQGSCGVCGDAYNLRSPRPHEAGGEYGKGIVSRRYVAGQEVEVEIELTANHMGRFELYLCPNNNPNAEATQECFDRYPLYLSGTREVRFFIPPDSKKKDVFRYRVQLPLYVSCTQCVLQWTYFTGNMWGRCDNGTESVGCGRPETFRNCADISIVSNTGGRPPLFVGNNNPFLLYYRDFRDPKPDNVYPLIIRDQVCLPTATYRSFIGMEDWCQNNCLRYPPNCPETVCHCPQTCEAIGELRGREGADVYCLDQCLNFKSNCPADRCRCY